The Dysidea avara chromosome 11, odDysAvar1.4, whole genome shotgun sequence genome includes the window AACATTAGCAACCAATTCTAAACCTTCGTTAATACACAAGAGTACCTCATAGGGCTGCTTTTTTACGTTTTGTCCAGTTGCCTCATAAATTTATACATCCAGTTTTATTTGTTCCGTATACTTCGAGTATGCGCAAATCAAAAATTCCCCCTCCCACACCATACCATACCCATACACACCCACTACTTAATTCATTACTGTGTTGTGCCACCACAGAAGGTTGGCTATTAATAATGGTTGACCACtagcatacgtacatacaaatCCTTTACAACAACTAACTAATACTTAATCAGATCTTGCAttacagaaaaaaaaaactgcatAAGTAATGAAGTGGGGGCTAGCAAAATAAAAATAAGCCCAACAAAAAAATTCTGAGCACCCAGCCCAAGGAAACTCAAGGAAAAAACCTGCcggccttttttttttttttttgaccaTACAGGAAATAACCCAAAAAGCTCCACTCCAgtgcatgtatatgttaaagtcaAAAGTTCTCCGTCTGTCTGCTCCGGTTATCTGATGTGAGTTAAGGAATTTCACAGGGGAGGGTGGGTGGGTCCAACCACCCTCCCCTGGGAGGGTTAGGAACACCAATCcatagttgattctcggaggtctgAAGCAAGGTCCACTCTGGCAACTGAACTTGAAGTGAAGTTAACATAGCAGATAAATTGTTAAACTAGAGAACTTCATGATGGCTAgtatgaaatttcagaaatacatggcaAAGAGCCCACATTGGCTGATTGAAAGAGACATACTTCAGAAATACATGTGGGGTTGCAGCAAATATGTTAAATATCTTTAAGAGTCATAATAATAAGCTTTAAAATAGCAAGAAACGacgtactgtaatttgctttatttttgtgcaaaatgtTTCATGATACAAATTTTTgttattttcatatgatttatgtgaatgattactccattagagtatcgCGATCTTGTTCAAAATTTTTGCATAAGAATTTTTCTGtaatttttgcataaaataatcatACAAAGAGCAAATTATGGTAAGTATGATCCATAAgtgttgatatactctaatagaacagtcagtaaaagatcgagatactctaatagagcaatcgattactctaataaagcagtcacaatgttcatgaggcagtgtagcttacctatgaagctataaataggattttattttacataacagacgtgatatatttggtaaaggataactagctattattgttgtgaccttttttttttttttggtcttcaactgtttttcagcaaggtgcccccctctttccaaagtctggatccgcccctgatgggCCCAGCTGACCCACTATTTTTATAGATTGAAATATGGAAAATGAAGCTAAAATATATTATACAGGTTACTGGAAACTCTGTACAATCCTAGTATTcttccaatacatttaactattgtTTACCTACAAACATCTCATCAAAATCTAGCTCAGAAGCATGTTATGGCTGTAAACGAGTTGCTGTTTTGTGTAGACCACATTTCATACTCCTTTAGTTCTGATTtctgttaatatttttatttatatgCTGACCTACCAACCCTTTACTCTCAAGATTTTCACCcgtgaaacaactaatcaagttaAAATGACCTAATACTCTCCTGAAACTCTGCCATGGATGATATAATTCAGTAAGTGGACACGCCCACCATGTTTCACATAACAAGTTTTAGAATGCAAATATCAACAGTTTTAAGTTACATAACAATCAGTAAGTGACATCAGTCATCACATGTAGTTGTCATGGTGTCATACCCTCACTCCATTATAATCTCCATCTTCAGTAACTTTATACACTGTAAACCTAAACAGTGAATAATGTAGTAAGAACATTTTTAGTGTGTACAACCTAAATAATAAGAAGCCATATATGTTATCACAGATACCATACAAGTGACCATACCATACATAAATTCGTACCATACAAGATGTTATCGATTGATTGACAATCTCTAGTCTGTGTGGTATACTCTACAGTTTGGTGTGACTTAAGTTTGGTGAATCAGCATATGAAACAGGTTGGCAGAAAAAAGTTTGGCATTTACAACCCAGCCATTATTGAAGAATATGCAATAGCTAAATTGGCAAATAAAGTTTCCTTGATTCACCAAATTCACTAAAACTTCAGTCACACCAAACTTTCGTCATAATATATAGTATAAGCCAACAATAAATATTATCTTATAGTGCAATTGTAGTTTGGAGTGAAATCCACAGAATTCAACTTCATAGAAATAAACCACTCATAAAGTGTATCACACAATAATTTGAATTTTACTACAAATTCATTTATTGATTAACCAACTGATTATGGGATACAATACATCTCATTATTGGGATATAATTACTAAAGACGTgccatgatcatgtgatctacatTTTGTGTAGGAGTTCCCTCCTTTGGTGCCGGCACTACAAAGTGGTTGTTATGAGCTCACATGGGAGAGGTGTGCAGACCTGCCCTCTCCCATGTATGACATATCAGCAGTCCTACATGACAAGAAGGTATACATCATGGCTGGTAGTGCTCCAGATAATGATACATATGATCATGTCTACTGCTACAACATCACCACTGACCAGTGGGAACAGTTACCTCCTCCTGGTCACTACATGGGCATACTACAAATAATTGATGGGAAATTAACTGTTATTGGTGGATGGGATAATGTCACTAATAAGATTACTAACAAAGTTACCACCTACATTAACAATAATTGGACTGACCACTTCCCCAATTTGTTAAGAGCCAGGAGTAAACCAGGAGTAGTGAGTCACTCAGAGTATGTCATTGTAGCAGGTGGATACAGAGACAAGGACACTATCAATGATGATATTGAGATACTGAATACTACACAACCATCTCACTGGATGATGTCTAGTGTTCTACTACCAAAGCCAATGTGGGCCATTTTCCCCACCATCAGTGACAACAATATCATCATTGTGGGGTACAGTAGATCAACAAGCAGCTACACTACAGTATACCAACTACCAGTGGATATCATCACATCATCCACCACTACCAGTAACCAGCCAGTTCAATGGATGGAGTTACCCAGTGCCCCTCACTATTGCACTATAACAATACCAAACTCTCACCCACCAGTGATCATGGGTGGTCAAGATCTCCATCATCTTCCTACCTCTGATGTTGCCACGTTGGATGAATCTACTAATAAGTGGAATACAGTATCATCATTGTCCAACCCCAGGGATAGTGTTGCTGTAGTCCCCATTGATTCTGACATCATCCTTGTCCTTGGAGGTTCTACTGGTGGAAGAGGTCTTGCAGGAGCTCTGGCACATTCCATCACTACAGTGGAGAAGGGAAGAGCTACCCTCACACACACAAAGTAGCAGATATTCTTACAGAAGACACTCAGTGTAGTATCCAGTAAGACTATACACACACTTTGtatgttactgtaatattatttacTATTAATTATTTCTAATTGAGAATACATTCAGTATATGGGTTTATAGTGGACGTTATTGTAGAGTAGTTTGGGAAACTGGTTATTTTAAAAACTATGTATAACAAATGATACATGGTATATTCTAGGGTAACAGTACAGTGGATCCCCAATTATCTGAACAACATTATTTCCCAGTTCAACAAAATCATTCAGAAAAGTGAACTGGCAATGGATAAGCAGTTACTTTTACGTTTAGATAAGGTGTTAACAGAGGTCCTGATAACTGTGGATACAACTGTACTATAAATTCCACAATAAAATACCTTCTTGTGTCTTGGTGATGTCTCTTGGATCATCTTTTCACCAGTGTGGCTACAGTGACAGATTATCCACCATTCTCCTTTCTTCTCCTGCAATGGGCACTGTCACACTTGAAGTACTCACTCTATACACTCACTATATGTAGTGATCTCTTGACTGGATGAACTACTTGACAACTTTACAGCTCATGTGACAACTCCACACACCCACAACATTGCTAGTAATTATAGGAGCATTTATAATTTCAGTACAGTATTTAGTGAAATACAACAGTGAGGAGTAACACATCCAGGCTGAGATTCCAAACACGGCAACTTGCTAattttataaaccatatactaGTTTAAGCAAATGGACCACAACATTACAGTGAACCATCCCAGGAGTTACATAACATCTTGTTTTGATTTATACACTACTAACAAAGTACATACAAGACTAAGTAATGGAATAATTTCAGAGATCTCTACTATTTATTTTCATATTTAGTAGTCCTGTAGACTAATAAATGAATCTCTTTGTAGTTAGTATGAAATAATTATTCCATTCCACTATAGTCCATTTCACTATAGTGCATTCCACTATAGTCCATTCCACTATAATTCATTCCACtatagtccattccactgtacTATACACACTCCCACAAATACACTATTAGGATACGGAGATATAGAGGAAATTTGTTCCATGTGCAGATATAGGGAAGCAAGGAGGTATGCACTGGCCTCTCTATGATCCTTAACTGCTTtagaaagatcgagatactctaagaACATTAAATGTGATACAACAGAAGATGTCCTCGGAACTTATCTGAgtaattaaaaattattagtgGGGACATACAGCTTGGTACACTGTGAAATTTTATATTATCTAATTTATTCAAAGAGGAAGGGGTAGCTACAAAAGGCTAAGCCTGCACAACGGTGCTTCCCAAAAACTTACATATCTACAGTGGCGATTCTagggggggccaagtagggaacagcatgactattgttgtatggctaTATGATTTCCCTCTGCTATAGCTCAGCTCTTTTCAAATCTGGTCAAGAATCTCAAGTTTCCATCATGTGTCACGGGTTATTACGCCTCTTATTATGTTCCCCATAATGcctaatacaaaatgtatggttaCACCAGGttagtttaggccattttgacatgCCAAAATTTCTGTGAATTAGACTTCTTCTGGTATCATTGTACTTGTAGAGTTGCCTTACATGTATCACACCCAGAAAGTTATTAAACAGACATGACATGGATAGTTATGCAATAAttaattttcaatgaaaatgtattggacatgcctgttccagttggtatttttgccatgaacaaataATATAGGaaatgtctgcaaacttcttgGTATGAAAAATAATCCTTAATAGCATGACAATTTTACCTTGGTCAGTCACTATTTACcatagagtaagccaccgatgTTCGGCCACCAGAAAATTTTGGAGAAACTGCAAAACGTATTCCCTTGAAAATTGCACTTAGACACTCATCAACTAGCACGCCAACTTTTGTAGGATTTCTTCAAGGACTGTGTGTTTGGCAAGGTATTAACTCTATATCTGAATCACATGACGTTTTGGCCAGAAGTAACTATTTTCAGACCAAACCAAAATGAAAAAATTTAAGCATGTAGCTATAGGGTAGTCACTTAAGGTCTAGtccaccaagtatcagcttatAAATCAACACTATGCCTCAGATATTAGTAAATGTATGAGCACATGTAGGCCAATCAAATTTTGGTCATTCATTGGTGCATATAACTACAACTGCTGATGAAATTTATGAACAAATTTAGAGGATTTCAGTTGTTTGACACCAAAAACATCAATTTGAGTGCTTAGTATATTTTGTGACGATCTGTAGCTGGACCTACTACAAAGCCACAAGCAAACGTTTTCAGTAAAATCTTCACTTAGAACAATCTCATATGAAGAATGACGCAGTGTTGAGGCATTTTAAATGGaatttcagtgactgttctattagagtagtttaaatATTTTGACTTCTTTATTAACTCAAACCATGGTTCAGAatcagaggaggtaggacatgatgtcacgATAATTGCGTGACatatgcatactgtacattatgCCATAGGGTTTAGTTCTAGTAAACCGTGAAGATCAGCGTGGTATTTATTGTCTGATATAGTAATCCAATAGTGAAGAAATCGTTTCATCTACTAAGCCCCACTAAGCTCCAACAATATCATGGTAAACTTTGCAAtagagcattatttagaataaattctGATCTTATAGTttcagcatagataatagagtacttaaaagggaCAGGAAACGCAATaatgtgatgtcacaaaattACGGTGGCCTGTTCCGGTCTATTTCCCAGAAATTTCTTTCATTTCTGGGAAATTTCCGAGAAATTTCTTCACTTTTTCTCATTTCTCAACAGTTTCTCTAAAGTTTCTCAATTTTTTCTCTATTCTTGAACTTTCCCTAAAATTTCTTTAGTACTTCTCGATCTTTTCTCGTTTCTCAAAAATTTCCATAGAATTTCTTTGAGAAATACGACGTCATGTGCACGTGATATTTGTTATTATGGGATGGTGTCAAGCACGGCACTATCATGGCCATTCCTGCTTTGCATACAGTGGGTGAGGAAGATTTGATATTACGTTATTTCAAAGACGATTATACATATGAGGACATTTGCAAGTTTTTACACTTACGGCACGGTATAAACTTAACAATGGATCAACTGAGGAAGCGACTGAAGAGGATGGGCTTGCGAAGAAGAGACAAAAACGGTCAAACTTCCTTTGAAGAAGTCGAAGCGGCTATTAAAGTAAGTTGTGTATCCATGAAAGTAGTTCATTCGCATACTCCCTTCTCCACAGCTGTTTAGTCTATAGCCTATCtgtaggtccctagtgggagaTATACTTTTTTGCACCTATTAAATCCCCAACTACCATGGTCCACAGATGTGGGCTGAGATTGCGGATGGTGCAGGGAATCTGTAATTTTCAGCTCCTTACTTATAGGAGAAGTATAGGCATTCAAGTAAAGCACAGGAAAATAGTTAGTGGGACAGTCACAGGAAGGGATGTGCAATCTTGTGGTGTTGATCTATGAATTCCAAGTTGCGAGTCGATATGCGTGAGTGGCCCCTTACATGAATACACGCAGTATCTTAGTATCCAAACATTCAAGGGACCCACATCTTTGCCTCAGTTTATAGCAATCAATTCCCCCCTACCCCAGCCTGTATCTGTGGTAGTCAGAAATTACACTGAATGGTATATTATAGCCTATAAAGCAAATAGTATTCAAGAGGTAACACACAAGCATTTGCTGTAGGCTGGCAGATCTGTAACAACGGTCAATCTAAAATTGTAACAGGTCAATATCTTGCGAGGACACTGGTAAAATGTTCTCCACACATCTTGTACTGGAAAAGTATCTTATTCACAGGTCAAGAATTATAAAATTGTTAGTGTTGAAGAGTCGGTATCATAGTACTACAATACAACCTGCTGCATAGCTATGAGGGCTATTTTATTAAAGAATTTCTGTTGTTTATGAATTTCTGCCTATCCTATTATGAGTTGTGAGAGGATGCTTTCATTGTATGTTGCAGGCTTTGTGTAGCTTAAAGAAGGGTGAGAAGCAATTGTTCCAACTTCCATGCTACATGGATCCAACATTAGGACAATTGTTTACATTCATTCTACAGTCTTTCAAAATAAATGTGACTACCATTACTGCAATACTGTATTCATAGAAAGAAAGGGAGGTGTCAGGGAACTGCATTGGTTACCGCATATTGCACAAGAGGCTGAAAGAGAAACATAGTTTGCGTGTTGGAAGGTGAGTCAGTTGGTCCTTTATTTAGTCAGTAAGCAACATTTTGCTACAGAAATGTTGTGATGATGTTGTCAGCTTTGGATAACCCAGAAGGCGCTGCAGCTAGGAAAGGAAAAAAACTGAAGAGAAGGATGTATCACAGCAAGGTGTACTCATTTCACCAGATAATgctttattgtactttgtgtccACTTTTCTGGTGAACTGTAGAGGCCAGACTATATATGGCATTGTGACGGATATGATAAATTAAAGCCGTATGGTTTTGCCATACATGGCTGCATTGATGGGTAAGCAATATTAAAAACAAGTGTATAATCCTTATCTTACCTTCTAACAGCTACTCACGTAGAATCCTTTGGCTTCATGTGTCCCCCTCAAATAATGATCCATACATTATTGCAGGGTACTATTTAAATTGTGTAGAAAAATTAGCAGGTTAGTTGAAAACATGAGATAAATAATTTATAGTATACATACAACCAAGCATTAATCCtctaactcttgatattacttgTTCAACTTTTTTGCTGAATGACTTAAGCATTTTCACAGTTTAATATTTTAGGATCGCTTTACTTTAATTGTCTACTGATGTGTTccaaggatgaaaattttgtgaaaacatCAACTTGCAATCCATATAGCGACGTTGCGTTTGAGTAGTACCATAAGATAGTTGCCTTTTGGGCATTGGAATAAGTGAATAGGTGCTGCCCTCAAAAATGGCAGAGGGTACAGTTGCCCACCCTCATCCTTCCCAATTCTCAGCTCCTGCAGGATGGCATTTTGATCCTCggatatacagtatatgtaaacATATAAGGCCAAGACATAATATCTAAATGTACTATAATAACGTACATTTTTAGATTTGATACAAAAAGGCTTACATTTGAATAGTGGCTGTAGCTATACTGTGTCAGTGAACATGCCTCACGGtgacaatcaagacacacggtagtgtgtcgtgcggcccaagaagccggcgcgtaacacccgtgagtatattgacaggaagaaagaaaacgcaattttcgcacctccgtagctctgtgcttccttgatgaaacaagccgatttttgctgtggacattccctccaactgcagcactccacattccaaatttgagcgaaatcgcttcgcgcgttcccgagatatgcgacttcaaaaattggctcagtttcttcgtttttttttcttcttatttttctttttcttgtcgcacacttacaaaaattgctataaaactcgaacgccatatccgattgccttgaaatttggcacacagaagggggatataaaggcgcatctcggtaccaactttggctggaatacgataaacaggcaaagagttatgagcgattattcacgaaaattaacaccaatatgttgtcacgcctacagggtaaaccgcgtatgggaagaagctgaaaatcggtgggtgaataggttaactattgaacctcaaaccttttgtggtttgaaagaaatcgagctaaaaaacaggaagatacaacgaaaaaacaaacagtgtgtaacaattacgcaatcgagattagctaataaaaataacgactgcttgccacgcctaccagataaaccgcttggggtaatgctttgaaaatcgttgtacagatggagtaatcatcttagaaaggctcatcaatggtgtagaagaatcagacttaaagccacggagttataacacgaaatccaacttggtgcagcaagtgcgagatcgagatactctaatagagcagtcatcctaatagagcagtcaccctgaagagaattcaagagatcagctagaaataagaaacctgtatagagatcagctacacacaagtcaccctgtagagagatcagctagaagaagttaccttgtagggagttcatgcaactatggaaatggatagttcagctagaaaaaatcaccttgtatagagttcagctacaaagaaaccaccatgtagagagttcagctacaaacaaatcgtcctgtggagagatcaatagaagaagttaccttgcagagagttcagctacaaagaaaccatcatgtagagagttcagctacaaacaaatctccctgtagagatattagctagaagaagttaccttgtagagagttcagctacaaagaaaccatcatgtagagagttcagctacaaacaaatctccctgtagagagatcagctagaagaagttatcttgtagagagttcagcttcaaacaaatcaccctgtagaaagatcagctagaagaggtcaccttgtagagagttcagttacaaagaaaccaccatgtagagagctcagctacaaactagtgactttgtagagacatcagctagaagaagttaccttgtagagagttcagctacaaacaaatcaccctgtagagagatcagctagaagaaattactttggtgagagttcagctacaaagaaaccaccacgtagagagttcagctgcaaagaaatcaccctgtataaaattctgccacaagcaaattgccctgtagaaagatcagttaccttgtagatagttcagctacaaacagatctccctgtagagagatcagctagaagaaattaccttgtagagagttcagctacaaagaaaccaccatgtagagagttcagctgcaaagaaatcaccctgtagaaaatgcagccacaaacaaattgagatcagttagaagaagttaccttttagagagttcagctacaaagaaaccaccctgtagagagatcagctagaagaagttaccttgtagatcgttcagctacaaacaaatcaccctgtagagagatcagctagtctaagaagaagttatcttgtagagagttcaactagaaagaaaccaccctgtagagagatcagctagaagaagttaccttgtagatcgttcagctacaaacaaatcaccctgtagagagatcagctagaagaagttaccttgtagagagttcagctacaaagaaaccaccatgtagagagttcagctgcaaagaaatcaccctgtataaaattctgccacaaacaaattgtcctgtagaaagatcagttagaagaagttaccttgtagagaattcagctacaaagaaaccattttgtaaagagctcagctgcaaacaaatcacctgtacagaattcagctatgaacaaatcaccctgtagagagatcagctagaagaagttaccttgtagatagttcagctacaaacaaatctccctgtagagagattagctagaagaaattaccttgtagagagttcagctacaaagaaaccatcatttagaaagttcagcttcaaacaaatcacctgtagagagttcagctacaaacaaatctccctgtagagagatcagctagaagaaattaccttgtagagagttcagctacaaagaaaccatcatttagaaagttcagcttcaaacaaatcatcctatagagagatcagctagaagaaattaccttgtagagagttcagctacaaagaaaccatcatttagaaagttcagcttcaaacaaatcacctgtagagagttcagctacaaacaaatctccctgtagagagatcagctagaagaaattaccttgtagagagttcagctacaaagaaaccatcatttagaaagttcagcttcaaacaaatctccctgtagagagatcagctagaagaagttaccttgtagagagtgaagctacaaacaaatcatcctattgaaagatcagctagaagaagtcatcttgtagaaatttcagttacaaagaaaccaccatgtagagagttcagctacaaactagccaccttgtagagacatcagctagaaaagttaccttgtagagagttcagctacaaacaaatctccctgtagagagatcagatagaagaaattaccttgtagagagttcagctacaaagaaaccattctgtaaagagctcagctgcaaacaaatcacctgtacagaattcagctacaaacaaatcaccctgtagagagatcagctagaagaagttaccttgtagatagttcagctacaaacaaatcaccctgtagagagatcagctagaagaaattaccttgtagagagtgaagctacaaacaaatcatcctattgaaagatcagctagaagaagtcaccttgtagaaatttcagttacaaagaaaccaccatgtagagagttcagctacaaactagccaccttgtagagacatcagctagaaaagttaccttgtagagagttcagctacaaacaaatctccctgtagagagatcagatagaagaaattaccttgtagagagttcagctacaaagaaaccattctgtaaagagctcagctgcaaacaaatcacctgtacagaattcagctacaaacaaatcaccctgtagagagatcagctagaagaagttaccttgtagatagttcagctacaaacatatcaccctgtagagagatcagctagaagaaattaccttgtagagagttcagctacaaagaaaccatcatgtagagagttcagctgcaaagaaatccccactgcccaaatttcaaggcaatagc containing:
- the LOC136237929 gene encoding uncharacterized protein, with the protein product MATAPDDLSEKFKKLTIEGIESLDQQLGAGAYGRVYKVKHGEVECAAKEIHPILAQTRTWQVQKFEQECIRCSELVHPNIVRFMGLYYSSPESLPAIIMELMDESLADYVEKPNISLKRKISILHDVAEGLTYLHTRTPPVIHRDLSPGNILLKYASVEQFPPLAKIGDLGVAKGVDVNSMTTMRHLTRVPGTLHFMPPEAMADNYEYGLSLDVFSYGGIMLHTVNQKWPTPKPPTEFDPVTRQIKGLNEVERRKEYLDKLTGEAEVLRPLVEACLDNDPAMRPPITHLSEKIKPLKEFPPLVPALQSGCYELTWERCADLPSPMYDISAVLHDKKVYIMAGSAPDNDTYDHVYCYNITTDQWEQLPPPGHYMGILQIIDGKLTVIGGWDNVTNKITNKVTTYINNNWTDHFPNLLRARSKPGVVSHSEYVIVAGGYRDKDTINDDIEILNTTQPSHWMMSSVLLPKPMWAIFPTISDNNIIIVGYSRSTSSYTTVYQLPVDIITSSTTTSNQPVQWMELPSAPHYCTITIPNSHPPVIMGGQDLHHLPTSDVATLDESTNKWNTVSSLSNPRDSVAVVPIDSDIILVLGGSTGGRGLAGALAHSITTVEKGRATLTHTK